The Pan troglodytes isolate AG18354 chromosome 1, NHGRI_mPanTro3-v2.0_pri, whole genome shotgun sequence genome includes a region encoding these proteins:
- the ACAP3 gene encoding arf-GAP with coiled-coil, ANK repeat and PH domain-containing protein 3 isoform X1, whose product MVEAGKAYVSTSRLFVSGVRDLSQQCQGDTVISECLQRFADSLQEVVNYHMILFDQAQRSVRQQLQNFVKEDVRKFKETKKQFDKVREDLELSLVRNAQAPRHRPHEVEEATGALTLTRKCFRHLALDYVLQINVLQAKKKFEILDSMLSFMHAQSSFFQQGYSLLHQLDPYMKKLAAELDQLVIDSAVEKREMERKHAAIQQRTLLQDFSYDESKVEFDVDAPSGVVMEGYLFKRASNAFKTWNRRWFSIQNSQLVYQKKLKDALTVVVDDLRLCSVKPCEDIERRFCFEVLSPTKSCMLQADSEKLRQAWVQAVQASIASAYRESPDSCYSERLDRTASPSTSSIDSATDTRERGVKGESVLQRVQSVAGNSQCGDCGQPDPRWASINLGVLLCIECSGIHRSLGVHCSKVRSLTLDSWEPELLKLMCELGNSAVNQIYEAQCEGAGSRKPTASSSRQDKEAWIKDKYVEKKFLRKAPMAPALEAPRRWRVQKCPRPHSSPRAPTARRKVRLEPVLPCVAALSSVGTLDRKFRRDSLFCPDELDSLFSYFDAGAAGAGPRSLSSDSGLGGSSDGSSDVLAFGSGSVVDSVTEEEGAESEESSGEADGDTEAEAWGLADVRELHPGLLAHRAARARDLPALAAALAHGAEVNWADAEDEGKTPLVQAVLGGSLIVCEFLLQNGADVNQRDSRGRAPLHHATLLGRTGQVCLFLKRGADQHALDQEQRDPLAIAVQAANADIVTLLRLARMAEEMREAEAAPGPPGALAGSPTELQFRRCIQEFISLHLEES is encoded by the exons ATGGTGGAAGCCGGTAAGGCCTACGTCAGCACCAGCAGGCTGTTCGTGAGCGGCGTCCGCGACCTGTCCCAGCAGTGCCAGGGCGACACCGTCATCTCG GAATGTCTGCAGAGGTTCGCTGACAGCCTACAGGAGGTGGTGAACTACCACATG ATCCTGTTTGACCAGGCCCAGAGGTCCGTGCGGCAGCAGCTCCAGAACTTTGTCAAAGA GGATGTGCGGAAGTTCAAGGAGACAAAGAAGCAGTTTGACAAGGTGCGGGAGGACCTGGAGCTGTCCCTGGTGAGGAACGCCCAGGCCCCGAGGCACCGGCCCCACGAGGTGGAGGAAGCCACCGGGGCCCTCACCCTCACCAGGAAGTGCTTCCGCCACCTGGCACTGGACTATGTGCTCCAG ATCAATGTTCTGCAGGCCAAGAAGAAGTTTGAGATCCTGGACTCT ATGCTGTCCTTCATGCACGCCCAGTCCAGCTTCTTCCAGCAGGGCTACAGCCTCCTGCACCAGCTGGACCCCTACATGAAGAAGCTGGCAGCCGAG CTGGACCAGCTGGTGATCGACTCTGCGGTGGAAAAGCGTGAGATGGAGCGAAAGCACGCCGCCATCCAGCAGCGG ACGCTGCTGCAG GACTTCTCCTACGATGAGTCCAAAGTGGAGTTTGACGTGGACGCGCCCAGTGGGGTGGTGATGGAGGGCTACCTCTTCAAGAGGGCCAGCAACGCTTTCAAGACGTGGAACCG GCGCTGGTTCTCCATTCAGAACAGCCAGCTGGTCTACCAGAAGAAGCTCAAG GATGCCCTCACCGTGGTGGTGGATGACCTCCGCCTGTGCTCTGTGAAGCCGTGTGAGGACATCGAGCGGAGGTTCTGCTTCGAGGTGCTGTCACCCACCAA GAGCTGCATGCTGCAGGCTGACTCCGAGAAGCTGCGGCAAGCCTGGGTCCAGGCTGTGCAGGCCAGCATCGCCTCCGCCTACCGCGAGAGCCCTGACAGTTGCTATAGCGAG AGGCTGGACCGCACAGCATCCCCGTCCACGAGCAGCATCGACTCCGCCACCGACACTCGGGAGCGCGGCGTGAAGGGCGAGAGTGTGCTGCAGCGTGTGCAGAGTGTGGCCGGCAACAGCCAGTGCGGCGACTGCGGCCAGCCGGACCCCCGCTGGGCCAGCATCAACCTGGGCGTGCTGCTCTGCATTGAGTGCTCCGGCATCCACAG GAGCCTGGGTGTCCACTGCTCCAAGGTGCGGTCCCTGACGCTGGACTCGTGGGAGCCTGAGCTGCTAAAG CTGATGTGTGAGCTTGGAAACAGCGCTGTGAATCAGATCTATGAGGCCCAGTGTGAGGGTGCAGGCAGCAGGAAACCCACAGCCAGCAGCTCCCG GCAGGACAAGGAGGCCTGGATCAAGGACAAATACGTGGAAAAGAAATTTCTGCGGAAGGCGCCCATGGCACCAGCCCTGGAGGCCCCAAGACGCTGGAGGGTGCAGAAGTGCCCGCGGCCCCACAGCTCTCCCCGCGCTCCCACTGCCCGCCGCAAGGTCCGGCTTGAGCCCGTTCTGCCCTGTGTGGCCGCTCTGTCCTCAG TGGGCACCCTGGATCGTAAGTTCCGCCGAGACTCCCTCTTCTGTCCCGACGAGCTGGACTCGCTCTTCTCCTATTTCGACGCAGGGGCCGCAGGGGCTGGCCCTCGCA GTCTGAGTAGCGACAGTGGCCTTGGGGGCAGCTCGGATGGCAGCTCGGACGTCCTGGCTTTCGGCTCGGGCTCTGTGGTGGACAGCGTCACTGAGGAGG AGGGTGCGGAGTCGGAGGAGTCCAGCGGTGAGGCAGACGGGGACACTGAGGCCGAGGCCTGGGGCCTGGCGGACGTGCGCGAGCTACACCCGGGGCTCTTGGCGCACCGCGCAGCGCGTGCCCGCGACCTTCCTGCGCTGGCGGCGGCGCTGGCCCACGGGGCCGAGGTCAACTGGGCGGACGCGGAGGATGAGGGCAAGACGCCGCTGGTGCAGGCCGTGCTAGGG GGCTCCTTGATCGTCTGTGAGTTCCTGCTGCAAAACGGAGCGGACGTGAACCAAAGAGACAGCCGGGGCCGGGCGCCCCTGCATCACGCCACGCTGCTGGGCCGCACCGG CCAGGTTTGCCTGTTCCTGAAGCGGGGCGCGGACCAGCACGCCCTGGACCAAGAGCAGCGGGACCCGTTGGCCATCGCAGTGCAGGCGGCCAACGCTGACATCGTGACACT GCTCCGTCTGGCGCGCATGGCGGAGGAAATGCGCGAGGCCGAGGCTGCCCCTGGTCCCCCGGGCGCCCTGGCGGGCAGCCCCACGGAGCTCCAGTTCCGCAGGTGTATCCAGGAGTTCATCAGCCTCCACCTGGAAGAGAGCTAG
- the ACAP3 gene encoding arf-GAP with coiled-coil, ANK repeat and PH domain-containing protein 3 isoform X2, which yields MTVEFEECVKDSPRFRATIDEVETDVVEIEAKLDKLVKLCSGMVEAGKAYVSTSRLFVSGVRDLSQQCQGDTVISECLQRFADSLQEVVNYHMILFDQAQRSVRQQLQNFVKEDVRKFKETKKQFDKVREDLELSLVRNAQAPRHRPHEVEEATGALTLTRKCFRHLALDYVLQINVLQAKKKFEILDSMLSFMHAQSSFFQQGYSLLHQLDPYMKKLAAELDQLVIDSAVEKREMERKHAAIQQRTLLQDFSYDESKVEFDVDAPSGVVMEGYLFKRASNAFKTWNRRWFSIQNSQLVYQKKLKDALTVVVDDLRLCSVKPCEDIERRFCFEVLSPTKSCMLQADSEKLRQAWVQAVQASIASAYRESPDSCYSERLDRTASPSTSSIDSATDTRERGVKGESVLQRVQSVAGNSQCGDCGQPDPRWASINLGVLLCIECSGIHRSLGVHCSKVRSLTLDSWEPELLKLMCELGNSAVNQIYEAQCEGAGSRKPTASSSRQDKEAWIKDKYVEKKFLRKAPMAPALEAPRRWRVQKCPRPHSSPRAPTARRKVRLEPVLPCVAALSSVGTLDRKFRRDSLFCPDELDSLFSYFDAGAAGAGPRSLSSDSGLGGSSDGSSDVLAFGSGSVVDSVTEEEGAESEESSGEADGDTEAEAWGLADVRELHPGLLAHRAARARDLPALAAALAHGAEVNWADAEDEGKTPLVQAVLGGSLIVCEFLLQNGADVNQRDSRGRAPLHHATLLGRTGQVCLFLKRGADQHALDQEQRDPLAIAVQAANADIVTLLRLARMAEEMREAEAAPGPPGALAGSPTELQFRRCIQEFISLHLEES from the exons GGCGACCATTGACGAGGTGGAGACGGACGTGGTGGAGATTGAGGCCAAACTGGACAAG CTGGTGAAGCTGTGCAGTGGCATGGTGGAAGCCGGTAAGGCCTACGTCAGCACCAGCAGGCTGTTCGTGAGCGGCGTCCGCGACCTGTCCCAGCAGTGCCAGGGCGACACCGTCATCTCG GAATGTCTGCAGAGGTTCGCTGACAGCCTACAGGAGGTGGTGAACTACCACATG ATCCTGTTTGACCAGGCCCAGAGGTCCGTGCGGCAGCAGCTCCAGAACTTTGTCAAAGA GGATGTGCGGAAGTTCAAGGAGACAAAGAAGCAGTTTGACAAGGTGCGGGAGGACCTGGAGCTGTCCCTGGTGAGGAACGCCCAGGCCCCGAGGCACCGGCCCCACGAGGTGGAGGAAGCCACCGGGGCCCTCACCCTCACCAGGAAGTGCTTCCGCCACCTGGCACTGGACTATGTGCTCCAG ATCAATGTTCTGCAGGCCAAGAAGAAGTTTGAGATCCTGGACTCT ATGCTGTCCTTCATGCACGCCCAGTCCAGCTTCTTCCAGCAGGGCTACAGCCTCCTGCACCAGCTGGACCCCTACATGAAGAAGCTGGCAGCCGAG CTGGACCAGCTGGTGATCGACTCTGCGGTGGAAAAGCGTGAGATGGAGCGAAAGCACGCCGCCATCCAGCAGCGG ACGCTGCTGCAG GACTTCTCCTACGATGAGTCCAAAGTGGAGTTTGACGTGGACGCGCCCAGTGGGGTGGTGATGGAGGGCTACCTCTTCAAGAGGGCCAGCAACGCTTTCAAGACGTGGAACCG GCGCTGGTTCTCCATTCAGAACAGCCAGCTGGTCTACCAGAAGAAGCTCAAG GATGCCCTCACCGTGGTGGTGGATGACCTCCGCCTGTGCTCTGTGAAGCCGTGTGAGGACATCGAGCGGAGGTTCTGCTTCGAGGTGCTGTCACCCACCAA GAGCTGCATGCTGCAGGCTGACTCCGAGAAGCTGCGGCAAGCCTGGGTCCAGGCTGTGCAGGCCAGCATCGCCTCCGCCTACCGCGAGAGCCCTGACAGTTGCTATAGCGAG AGGCTGGACCGCACAGCATCCCCGTCCACGAGCAGCATCGACTCCGCCACCGACACTCGGGAGCGCGGCGTGAAGGGCGAGAGTGTGCTGCAGCGTGTGCAGAGTGTGGCCGGCAACAGCCAGTGCGGCGACTGCGGCCAGCCGGACCCCCGCTGGGCCAGCATCAACCTGGGCGTGCTGCTCTGCATTGAGTGCTCCGGCATCCACAG GAGCCTGGGTGTCCACTGCTCCAAGGTGCGGTCCCTGACGCTGGACTCGTGGGAGCCTGAGCTGCTAAAG CTGATGTGTGAGCTTGGAAACAGCGCTGTGAATCAGATCTATGAGGCCCAGTGTGAGGGTGCAGGCAGCAGGAAACCCACAGCCAGCAGCTCCCG GCAGGACAAGGAGGCCTGGATCAAGGACAAATACGTGGAAAAGAAATTTCTGCGGAAGGCGCCCATGGCACCAGCCCTGGAGGCCCCAAGACGCTGGAGGGTGCAGAAGTGCCCGCGGCCCCACAGCTCTCCCCGCGCTCCCACTGCCCGCCGCAAGGTCCGGCTTGAGCCCGTTCTGCCCTGTGTGGCCGCTCTGTCCTCAG TGGGCACCCTGGATCGTAAGTTCCGCCGAGACTCCCTCTTCTGTCCCGACGAGCTGGACTCGCTCTTCTCCTATTTCGACGCAGGGGCCGCAGGGGCTGGCCCTCGCA GTCTGAGTAGCGACAGTGGCCTTGGGGGCAGCTCGGATGGCAGCTCGGACGTCCTGGCTTTCGGCTCGGGCTCTGTGGTGGACAGCGTCACTGAGGAGG AGGGTGCGGAGTCGGAGGAGTCCAGCGGTGAGGCAGACGGGGACACTGAGGCCGAGGCCTGGGGCCTGGCGGACGTGCGCGAGCTACACCCGGGGCTCTTGGCGCACCGCGCAGCGCGTGCCCGCGACCTTCCTGCGCTGGCGGCGGCGCTGGCCCACGGGGCCGAGGTCAACTGGGCGGACGCGGAGGATGAGGGCAAGACGCCGCTGGTGCAGGCCGTGCTAGGG GGCTCCTTGATCGTCTGTGAGTTCCTGCTGCAAAACGGAGCGGACGTGAACCAAAGAGACAGCCGGGGCCGGGCGCCCCTGCATCACGCCACGCTGCTGGGCCGCACCGG CCAGGTTTGCCTGTTCCTGAAGCGGGGCGCGGACCAGCACGCCCTGGACCAAGAGCAGCGGGACCCGTTGGCCATCGCAGTGCAGGCGGCCAACGCTGACATCGTGACACT GCTCCGTCTGGCGCGCATGGCGGAGGAAATGCGCGAGGCCGAGGCTGCCCCTGGTCCCCCGGGCGCCCTGGCGGGCAGCCCCACGGAGCTCCAGTTCCGCAGGTGTATCCAGGAGTTCATCAGCCTCCACCTGGAAGAGAGCTAG